A region of Plantactinospora sp. BC1 DNA encodes the following proteins:
- a CDS encoding 2'-5' RNA ligase family protein, producing the protein MVAALELYFDTDATRRIRVLWDALESEGVQSLRSLLGQRHRPHISLAVAPRLDPEQVAEALTGTVVAAPLRLTFQYAGQFVGRVLWLGPTPTAELLAHQAMVHERLTWADVPVSELYRPGRWVPHCTLSMRVPNTLMAAAVRRCLEMLPVEATVVGAAVVDHARDIVRPLGP; encoded by the coding sequence GTGGTCGCCGCCCTGGAGCTGTATTTCGACACCGACGCCACCCGGCGGATCCGGGTCCTCTGGGACGCCCTGGAGTCCGAGGGTGTGCAGAGCCTCCGCTCGTTGCTCGGTCAGCGGCACCGGCCGCACATCTCGCTGGCGGTCGCGCCCCGGCTCGATCCGGAGCAGGTCGCCGAGGCCCTGACCGGTACGGTGGTGGCCGCTCCGCTGCGACTGACCTTCCAGTACGCCGGCCAGTTCGTCGGCCGGGTGCTCTGGCTGGGCCCGACGCCGACCGCGGAACTGCTGGCCCACCAGGCGATGGTGCACGAGCGGCTGACCTGGGCCGACGTGCCGGTCAGCGAGCTGTATCGCCCCGGTCGCTGGGTGCCGCACTGCACCCTCTCGATGCGGGTGCCGAACACCCTGATGGCGGCGGCGGTGCGGCGCTGCCTGGAGATGCTGCCCGTCGAGGCGACCGTGGTCGGCGCGGCGGTGGTGGACCACGCCCGGGACATCGTCCGTCCGCTCGGCCCGTAG
- a CDS encoding TrmB family transcriptional regulator: MLKFAGLTTVEESAYLALVRQGGARLVDLAERLGLSEARVRRAVGVLEREGFVHRTPPPAERVVPVPPDLAVEQLIRRRYAELELTREAAHRLAAEARGRASNRRTEELIEIVSGRAAVGRAFERVQRSARQEMRVLVAPPYAVPTSVNTTQLDREAAGVTYRAVYDSSALDDPEFAASVAAHIRAGELARLAVGLPTKLAVADRTLALLPLAWTASAHDAALLVHPCGLLDALVALFETLWTQATPLSAAGPEQVPTALGISAEDRHLLSLLVAGLTDEAAGARLGLSRRTVVRRVQVLMHRTNSRSRLQLGWQAHEHGWL, translated from the coding sequence GTGCTGAAGTTCGCCGGGCTGACCACGGTGGAGGAGTCGGCCTACCTGGCGCTGGTCCGGCAGGGCGGTGCCCGGCTCGTCGACCTCGCGGAGCGGCTCGGCCTGTCGGAGGCGCGGGTACGCCGGGCGGTCGGCGTACTCGAACGGGAGGGCTTCGTGCACCGCACCCCGCCGCCCGCCGAACGGGTCGTACCGGTGCCGCCCGATCTCGCCGTCGAGCAACTGATCCGGCGCCGGTACGCCGAACTGGAACTCACCCGGGAGGCGGCGCACCGGCTCGCCGCCGAGGCGCGGGGGCGGGCGAGCAACCGGCGTACCGAGGAGCTGATCGAGATCGTCTCGGGGCGGGCCGCGGTCGGTCGCGCCTTCGAGCGGGTGCAGCGCAGCGCCCGGCAGGAGATGCGGGTGCTGGTGGCACCCCCGTACGCGGTCCCGACCTCGGTGAACACCACCCAGCTCGACCGGGAGGCCGCCGGGGTGACCTACCGGGCGGTGTACGACAGCAGTGCCCTGGACGACCCCGAGTTCGCGGCCAGCGTCGCCGCGCACATCCGCGCTGGTGAGCTGGCCCGGCTCGCCGTCGGGCTCCCCACCAAGCTGGCGGTCGCGGACCGCACCCTGGCACTGCTGCCGTTGGCCTGGACCGCGTCGGCGCACGACGCGGCGCTGCTGGTGCACCCGTGCGGCCTGCTGGACGCCCTGGTGGCGCTCTTCGAGACGCTCTGGACCCAGGCGACACCGCTGTCGGCGGCCGGCCCGGAGCAGGTGCCGACGGCGCTCGGCATCTCCGCCGAGGACCGGCACCTGCTCTCGCTGCTGGTGGCGGGGCTGACCGACGAGGCGGCCGGCGCCCGGCTCGGGCTCAGCCGCCGGACCGTCGTACGCCGGGTGCAGGTGCTGATGCACCGCACCAACTCCCGCTCCCGGCTACAGCTCGGCTGGCAGGCCCACGAGCACGGCTGGCTCTGA
- the proC gene encoding pyrroline-5-carboxylate reductase encodes MAPGAHTVAVIGTGKIGELMLSGLLRAGWPVDRLLATTRRQGRAEEIATRYGVRVVDNFTAVAEADVLAVSVKPQDADALLDEIGPKVPADKLVISLCAGLPTNFFARRLPEGTPVIRVMTNTPALVDQAMTAISAGVHATAGHLELAEEMFRPLGATIRVPESQQDAVTALSGSGPAYFYLLVEAMVDAGILLGLPRQVAHELIVQTAIGSAVMLRDSGEHPVKLREAVTSPAGTTISAIRELENHGVRAALLAALEAARDRAREIAAQND; translated from the coding sequence ATGGCGCCGGGAGCGCACACCGTTGCCGTGATCGGCACCGGCAAGATCGGTGAACTGATGCTCTCCGGGCTGCTCCGCGCCGGCTGGCCGGTGGACCGGCTGCTGGCGACCACCCGGCGGCAGGGGCGCGCCGAGGAGATCGCCACCCGGTACGGCGTACGGGTGGTGGACAACTTCACGGCGGTCGCCGAGGCGGACGTCCTCGCCGTGTCGGTCAAGCCGCAGGACGCCGACGCGCTGCTCGACGAGATCGGTCCGAAGGTACCCGCCGACAAGCTGGTGATCTCGCTCTGCGCGGGGCTGCCGACGAACTTCTTCGCCCGGCGGCTGCCGGAGGGCACCCCGGTGATCCGGGTGATGACCAACACACCGGCCCTGGTCGACCAGGCGATGACCGCGATCTCCGCCGGGGTGCACGCCACCGCCGGGCACCTGGAGCTGGCCGAGGAGATGTTCCGGCCGCTGGGGGCGACCATCCGGGTTCCCGAGTCCCAGCAGGACGCGGTGACCGCGCTCTCCGGTTCCGGCCCCGCCTACTTCTATCTGCTGGTCGAGGCGATGGTCGACGCCGGCATCCTGCTCGGGCTGCCCCGCCAGGTGGCGCACGAGCTGATCGTGCAGACCGCCATCGGCTCGGCGGTGATGCTGCGCGACTCCGGGGAGCACCCGGTGAAGCTGCGCGAGGCGGTGACCTCGCCCGCCGGTACCACCATCTCGGCCATCCGGGAGCTGGAGAACCACGGCGTACGCGCGGCGCTGCTGGCCGCGCTGGAGGCGGCCCGGGACCGGGCGCGGGAGATCGCGGCGCAGAACGACTGA
- a CDS encoding S8 family serine peptidase has translation MVKPARTVLALAVTVAILAAVAPPAAAAPHGGAVAPAVPAGPAAVHTVTLVTGDVVRLHTFADGRQFAEVDDRGPRRGLGFQLSERDGDLHVTPYEALPLVSAGRVDPALFNVTDLVAEGYSDAARSSLPLLLTGAPAAPGLRAAAPATPTGATRHRELPSIGAIAVGAEKSRAADFWSAVTGDHARQGNRAKAGPTTTGAGTLASGFGKLWLDRRVRADLAESVPQIGAPRAWRSGYDGRGVKVAVLDSGYDPTHPDLVGRVSAAASFTGTPETTDRVGHGTHVAATIAGAGSSTGRTGGAGRDGAAPGGKGVAPGARLLIGKVLDDNGSGDLSWVIAGMEWAVRQGARVVNLSLGGPAGEGPDPVTEALDALSASSGALFVVSAGNAGPGRQTLTTPGTADRALTVGAVDGRDRIADFSSRGPRLGDAAVKPEITAPGVGIVAARAAGTSLGEVVDAGHTSMSGTSMAAPHVAGAAALLAQRHPDWRADRLKAALVGSATESRDTPVWAQGAGRVDVAEALEQPVTVDTATLALGRVPAGTPARSATVGFTNSGRRPVTLTLDAEARDLGADQRPAVLGVSPTRLTVPAGGRASAVVRLDPTRTAPNRYAGVLTARGGGAELRTPIGFQVVPPTRRLTIDVLDRDGRAPTDFYTRSQVFNLDTGEEHWAHFGGGQPATVELPAGRYAVATWVFTLAASGFPKDATLLAEPELTVEADRTLRQDARDGREIRIDTPDRTSAAQAALVWQRGTSAASLLSGESFNLDTIRRVYAAPTRPVSTGTFQFFSRWDLAAPALTATVTGPDGFPVPEPRPVDGAPLLDGRSSARLVDGGGGTPAELARAGARDAVVLVRLDQGGAEDPGVAQLRAAGAAGARAVLLAGPTPGYHEANGYGSPVPAYRVDAEVAQRLRERLAAGPATLALDAVARSPYRYDLLLPERGRVPADLHYRADELALATVESEFHQHAPEMLARETRAGYPDGVSTGFGFSRTVTAAHRRTDHVSTRGVAWRSSGILEAYQVGNPQGQLWGPLRAYRAGERVRQVWFPALTRPAVPATVTPDHAYGLPVNRSYDAIRVAIPQYADGGATAYGWVDGRSDRSELTLTRDGRVVGRSSASSAQFTVPAGTGRYQLRLDVARDSFPDRPWWTTSTATSTTWTFRSGRPRGARPAVLPLPQLGYDIGTDLGNTVRADRPYRLVLRPGYQPGATGPGRFTVRVAVSYDDGAHWRDVPVRGDREVVATLPAAPAGARFGTVRVSAVDRDGNRIEQTVVRAWRVTADG, from the coding sequence GTGGTCAAGCCAGCACGTACGGTGCTCGCGCTCGCGGTCACCGTCGCCATCCTGGCCGCCGTGGCCCCGCCGGCCGCCGCCGCGCCGCACGGTGGCGCAGTCGCGCCAGCGGTCCCCGCCGGGCCGGCGGCGGTGCACACCGTCACGCTGGTCACCGGGGACGTCGTCCGGCTGCACACCTTCGCCGACGGTCGGCAGTTCGCCGAGGTGGACGACCGGGGCCCCCGGCGGGGGCTCGGCTTCCAACTCTCCGAACGGGACGGTGACCTGCACGTCACGCCCTACGAGGCGCTCCCGCTGGTCAGCGCCGGACGGGTCGACCCGGCCCTGTTCAACGTCACCGACCTGGTGGCCGAGGGCTACTCCGACGCGGCCCGGTCCAGCCTGCCGCTGCTGCTCACCGGCGCACCCGCCGCACCCGGACTGCGGGCCGCCGCACCGGCGACCCCGACCGGCGCCACCCGGCACCGCGAACTGCCCAGCATCGGGGCGATCGCGGTCGGCGCGGAGAAGTCCCGGGCCGCCGACTTCTGGTCGGCCGTCACCGGCGACCACGCTCGCCAGGGCAACCGGGCGAAGGCCGGCCCGACGACGACCGGCGCCGGCACCCTGGCGAGCGGCTTCGGCAAGCTCTGGCTCGACCGGCGGGTCCGGGCCGACCTGGCCGAGAGCGTGCCGCAGATCGGTGCCCCCCGGGCCTGGCGGTCCGGGTACGACGGCCGGGGCGTTAAGGTCGCCGTCCTGGACAGCGGCTACGACCCGACCCATCCCGACCTGGTCGGCCGGGTCAGCGCGGCGGCGAGCTTCACCGGTACCCCCGAGACCACCGACCGGGTCGGGCACGGCACCCACGTCGCCGCCACCATCGCCGGCGCCGGCAGCAGCACCGGTCGCACCGGCGGCGCCGGCCGCGACGGCGCAGCGCCGGGCGGCAAGGGAGTCGCGCCCGGCGCCCGGCTGCTGATCGGCAAGGTACTCGACGACAACGGGTCCGGAGACCTCTCCTGGGTCATCGCCGGCATGGAGTGGGCGGTACGCCAGGGCGCCAGGGTGGTCAACCTCAGCCTCGGCGGCCCGGCCGGTGAGGGACCGGACCCGGTCACCGAGGCCCTCGACGCGCTCTCCGCCAGCTCCGGCGCGCTCTTCGTGGTCAGCGCCGGCAACGCCGGACCCGGCCGGCAGACGCTCACCACCCCGGGCACCGCCGACCGGGCGCTGACGGTCGGCGCGGTCGACGGCCGGGACCGGATCGCCGACTTCTCCAGCCGGGGCCCGCGACTCGGCGACGCCGCGGTCAAGCCGGAGATCACCGCCCCCGGGGTCGGCATCGTCGCGGCCCGGGCCGCCGGCACCAGCCTCGGCGAGGTGGTCGACGCCGGCCACACCTCGATGTCCGGCACCTCGATGGCCGCCCCGCACGTCGCCGGGGCGGCGGCGCTGCTCGCCCAGCGCCACCCGGACTGGCGGGCCGACCGGCTCAAGGCGGCCCTGGTCGGCAGCGCCACCGAGAGCCGGGACACCCCGGTCTGGGCCCAGGGCGCCGGCCGGGTCGACGTCGCCGAGGCCCTGGAACAGCCGGTCACCGTCGACACCGCGACGCTCGCCCTGGGCCGGGTCCCGGCCGGTACGCCGGCCCGGAGCGCCACCGTCGGCTTCACCAACTCCGGCCGCCGGCCGGTGACGCTCACCCTGGACGCCGAGGCCCGCGACCTCGGCGCGGACCAGCGGCCGGCGGTACTCGGCGTCTCGCCGACCCGGCTGACCGTACCGGCCGGCGGGCGGGCCAGCGCGGTCGTCCGGCTCGACCCGACCCGCACCGCCCCGAACCGGTACGCCGGGGTGCTGACCGCCCGGGGCGGCGGCGCCGAGCTGCGTACCCCGATCGGGTTCCAGGTCGTCCCGCCGACCCGCCGCCTGACGATCGACGTGCTGGACCGGGACGGCCGGGCCCCCACCGACTTCTACACCCGCTCCCAGGTGTTCAACCTGGACACCGGCGAGGAGCACTGGGCCCACTTCGGCGGTGGCCAACCCGCCACCGTCGAGCTGCCGGCCGGCCGCTACGCCGTGGCGACCTGGGTCTTCACCCTGGCGGCGTCGGGCTTCCCGAAGGACGCCACGCTGCTCGCCGAGCCGGAGCTGACCGTCGAGGCGGACCGGACGCTGCGCCAGGACGCCCGCGACGGCCGGGAGATCCGCATCGACACCCCGGACCGGACCAGCGCCGCACAGGCCGCGCTGGTCTGGCAGCGCGGTACCTCCGCGGCCTCGCTGCTCTCCGGCGAGTCGTTCAACCTGGACACCATCCGCCGGGTGTACGCGGCGCCGACCCGACCGGTCTCCACCGGTACCTTCCAGTTCTTCAGCCGGTGGGACCTGGCCGCACCGGCGCTGACCGCCACGGTCACCGGCCCGGACGGCTTCCCGGTGCCGGAGCCCCGGCCGGTCGACGGCGCGCCGCTGCTGGACGGCCGCAGCAGCGCCCGGCTGGTCGACGGAGGCGGCGGTACGCCGGCCGAACTGGCCCGGGCCGGAGCCCGGGACGCGGTGGTGCTGGTCCGGCTCGACCAGGGCGGCGCGGAGGATCCCGGCGTCGCGCAGTTGCGGGCGGCCGGCGCGGCCGGCGCCCGGGCCGTGCTGCTGGCCGGGCCGACGCCGGGCTACCACGAGGCGAACGGGTACGGCTCGCCGGTGCCGGCCTACCGGGTGGACGCGGAGGTGGCGCAGCGGCTCCGGGAACGGCTGGCGGCCGGGCCGGCGACGCTCGCGCTGGACGCCGTCGCCCGGTCGCCGTACCGCTACGACCTGCTGCTGCCCGAGCGGGGGCGGGTGCCGGCGGACCTGCACTACCGGGCCGACGAACTCGCACTGGCCACGGTGGAGTCCGAGTTCCACCAGCACGCACCCGAGATGCTGGCCCGGGAGACCCGGGCCGGCTATCCGGACGGGGTGTCGACCGGCTTCGGTTTCAGCCGGACCGTCACCGCCGCACACCGGCGCACCGACCACGTCAGCACCCGGGGCGTCGCGTGGCGGAGCAGCGGAATCCTGGAGGCGTACCAGGTCGGCAACCCGCAGGGGCAGCTCTGGGGGCCGCTGCGGGCGTACCGGGCCGGCGAGCGGGTGCGCCAGGTGTGGTTCCCGGCCCTGACCCGACCCGCGGTGCCGGCGACGGTGACCCCGGACCACGCGTACGGGCTGCCGGTGAACCGGTCGTACGACGCGATCCGGGTCGCGATCCCGCAGTACGCGGACGGCGGGGCCACCGCGTACGGCTGGGTCGACGGCCGCTCCGACCGCAGCGAGCTGACCCTGACCCGGGACGGCAGGGTCGTCGGCCGGAGCAGTGCCTCGTCCGCCCAGTTCACCGTGCCGGCCGGCACCGGGCGGTACCAGCTTCGGCTGGACGTCGCCCGGGACTCGTTCCCGGACCGTCCATGGTGGACCACCTCCACCGCCACGTCGACGACCTGGACGTTCCGCTCCGGGCGACCGCGCGGCGCCCGGCCGGCGGTACTGCCGCTGCCGCAGCTCGGCTACGACATCGGCACCGACCTGGGCAACACCGTCCGGGCCGACCGGCCGTACCGGCTGGTGCTGCGCCCCGGCTACCAGCCCGGTGCGACCGGACCGGGCCGGTTCACGGTACGGGTGGCGGTCTCCTACGACGACGGGGCGCACTGGCGGGACGTGCCCGTCCGGGGCGACCGGGAGGTGGTGGCGACGCTGCCGGCCGCCCCCGCCGGGGCACGGTTCGGCACCGTCCGGGTGAGCGCCGTCGACCGGGACGGCAACCGGATCGAACAGACCGTCGTCCGCGCCTGGCGGGTGACGGCTGACGGGTGA
- a CDS encoding DUF2203 domain-containing protein: MFTLAQARHLIVTLRPRIDELIVLRADLAELRADLTDRGASPLGGLAEVKGLEARIFGILEELTGHDIQVKGFAPVLLDFPGERDGRPVLWCWLEGDSDLRWYHRVECGFSGRRPV; this comes from the coding sequence GTGTTCACCCTTGCCCAGGCACGTCACCTGATCGTGACGCTGCGCCCCCGGATCGACGAGTTGATCGTGCTCCGCGCCGACCTGGCCGAGCTGCGGGCCGACCTGACCGACCGGGGAGCGAGCCCGCTCGGCGGACTCGCCGAGGTCAAGGGCCTGGAGGCGCGGATCTTCGGCATCCTGGAGGAGCTGACCGGGCACGACATCCAGGTCAAGGGCTTCGCCCCGGTACTGCTCGACTTCCCCGGCGAGCGGGACGGCCGGCCGGTGCTCTGGTGCTGGCTGGAGGGGGACAGCGACCTGCGGTGGTACCACCGGGTGGAGTGCGGCTTCTCAGGCCGGCGCCCCGTCTGA
- a CDS encoding glutathione peroxidase, translated as MSVFDVQIGALTGDGFVGLEQFRGNAMLVVNLASKCGLTPQYAGLQALHQRYADRGLTVLGVPSNQFADQEPGTPAEIAEFARSTFGATFPMTEKIDVNGPGRHPLYAALVDTPDPEGHSGDVRWNFEKFLVGPDGKVVARFAPQVEPESPEITAAVERVLPR; from the coding sequence GTGAGCGTCTTCGACGTCCAGATCGGAGCGCTGACCGGCGACGGGTTCGTCGGCCTGGAGCAGTTCCGGGGCAACGCCATGCTGGTGGTCAACCTCGCCTCCAAGTGCGGGCTGACCCCGCAGTACGCCGGGCTCCAGGCACTGCACCAGCGATACGCCGACCGTGGGCTGACGGTGCTCGGCGTACCCAGCAACCAGTTCGCCGACCAGGAGCCGGGCACCCCGGCCGAGATCGCCGAGTTCGCCCGCTCCACCTTCGGGGCCACCTTCCCGATGACCGAGAAGATCGACGTGAACGGACCCGGCCGGCACCCGCTCTACGCCGCCCTGGTCGACACCCCCGACCCGGAGGGACACTCCGGCGACGTCCGGTGGAACTTCGAGAAGTTCCTGGTCGGCCCGGACGGCAAGGTGGTCGCCCGGTTCGCGCCCCAGGTCGAGCCGGAGTCGCCGGAGATCACCGCCGCCGTCGAGCGGGTCCTGCCGAGATAG
- a CDS encoding TetR/AcrR family transcriptional regulator, with protein MAQSDGAVQARLVRAGLDLLAEEGVEALSLREIARRAGVSHGAPRRYFPTHRALLAAIAAEGYRELGRRVAEAVGDPAGPDPSARLLALGRLYLEFARTNRGMFELMFRHDLLRGNGIGLREASRPLFEVLVELVARARPERDGAPPPAVAAGALWANLHGIAQLWQWGSLQMTVGTGEVEPLLQAAIDAHLGPPVPAETAARRH; from the coding sequence ATGGCTCAGTCGGACGGTGCTGTTCAGGCTCGGCTGGTCCGGGCCGGGCTCGACCTGCTGGCGGAGGAGGGCGTCGAGGCGCTGTCGTTGCGGGAGATCGCCCGCCGGGCCGGTGTCTCGCACGGCGCGCCGCGCCGCTACTTCCCGACCCACCGGGCGCTGCTCGCCGCGATCGCCGCCGAGGGCTATCGGGAACTCGGCCGGCGAGTCGCCGAGGCGGTCGGTGACCCCGCCGGCCCGGACCCGTCGGCCCGACTGCTCGCGCTGGGCCGGCTCTATCTGGAGTTCGCCCGGACCAATCGCGGGATGTTCGAGCTGATGTTCCGGCACGACCTGCTGCGCGGCAACGGCATCGGCCTGCGGGAGGCCAGTCGGCCACTCTTCGAGGTACTCGTCGAGCTGGTCGCCCGGGCCCGTCCGGAGCGGGACGGCGCTCCGCCGCCGGCCGTCGCCGCCGGTGCGCTCTGGGCGAACCTGCACGGCATCGCCCAGCTCTGGCAGTGGGGAAGCCTCCAGATGACGGTCGGGACCGGGGAGGTCGAGCCGCTGCTGCAGGCCGCGATC
- a CDS encoding class F sortase, with product MTAGRSMPGAVDLLLCAILGASLGVAAAGDAAPAPVPASIPDPPPEPVALPPAASAACPDGCPGSPAGATGPAPAGAPTRVRIPRIRVDAALTRLRLDRSGRLGAPRDFAEAGWYAAGTAPGDVGPAVLAGHVDSTTGPAVFARLSELRPGDRIEVRRGGRWLGFRVTGAGRHAKDAFPTDAVYRPTPGPELRLITCAGAFDRSTRHYRDNLVVYAVADRPVVIPGPARAPGVRAGPVGSDGAPA from the coding sequence GTGACGGCCGGCCGGAGCATGCCGGGCGCCGTCGACCTGCTGCTCTGCGCGATCCTCGGCGCGAGCCTCGGCGTCGCGGCGGCCGGCGACGCGGCGCCGGCACCGGTCCCGGCCTCGATCCCCGACCCGCCGCCGGAACCGGTCGCGTTGCCGCCGGCCGCGTCGGCGGCGTGCCCGGACGGCTGTCCCGGTAGCCCGGCCGGCGCCACCGGGCCGGCCCCCGCCGGAGCACCGACCCGGGTACGCATCCCGCGGATCCGGGTCGACGCGGCCCTGACCCGGCTCCGGCTGGACCGGTCCGGCCGGCTCGGCGCCCCCCGCGACTTCGCCGAGGCCGGCTGGTACGCCGCCGGCACCGCACCCGGGGACGTCGGGCCGGCGGTACTCGCCGGGCACGTCGACTCGACCACCGGCCCGGCGGTCTTCGCCCGGCTGTCGGAACTGCGCCCGGGCGACCGGATCGAGGTACGGCGCGGCGGCCGGTGGCTCGGGTTCCGGGTCACCGGAGCCGGCCGGCACGCCAAGGACGCCTTTCCGACCGACGCCGTCTACCGCCCCACTCCCGGCCCGGAACTGCGGCTGATCACCTGTGCCGGAGCCTTCGACCGGTCCACCCGGCACTACCGGGACAACCTGGTCGTCTACGCCGTCGCCGACCGGCCGGTGGTGATCCCCGGTCCCGCCCGGGCGCCCGGCGTCCGGGCCGGGCCGGTCGGCTCAGACGGGGCGCCGGCCTGA
- a CDS encoding DUF4397 domain-containing protein — translation MEHLERPVRPGRRIAAAAAALGLGLGLATSVVGPAGATAPVGYVRLAHLSPDTPAVDVYLGPADGTTEPQVFRAVGYGVLSPYLPLPTGPYAVAMRRAGAPSGDPPVLTTGVSVKPGGAYTVAGVGRYAELGLKVLDDDLSAPADGRAKVRVVQASVRAPVIDVTVAAGPRIAEAVPFATTTPYQQVEPGRSTLRVSATGARATTADVSLHNGTVYSLLVLDAKAGGLTTELRVDARGGAVVPDGGVDAGAGGSGGPAYPLGLASVGALGAVVVVAAARSAARRRRHP, via the coding sequence ATGGAGCACCTCGAACGACCTGTCCGGCCGGGGCGGCGGATCGCTGCCGCAGCCGCCGCCCTCGGCCTCGGACTCGGCCTGGCCACCTCGGTCGTCGGCCCGGCCGGCGCCACCGCACCGGTCGGATACGTCCGGCTGGCCCACCTGTCGCCGGACACGCCCGCCGTCGACGTCTACCTCGGCCCGGCCGACGGTACGACCGAACCGCAGGTGTTCCGGGCGGTCGGCTACGGCGTGCTGTCGCCGTACCTGCCGCTGCCGACCGGGCCGTACGCCGTCGCGATGCGCCGGGCCGGCGCGCCGAGTGGCGACCCGCCGGTACTCACCACGGGCGTGTCGGTGAAGCCCGGCGGGGCGTACACGGTCGCCGGTGTCGGCCGCTACGCCGAGCTGGGGCTGAAGGTGCTCGACGACGACCTGAGCGCACCCGCCGACGGCCGGGCGAAGGTACGCGTGGTGCAGGCGTCGGTACGCGCGCCGGTGATCGACGTCACGGTGGCCGCCGGGCCGCGCATCGCCGAGGCCGTACCCTTCGCCACCACCACGCCCTACCAGCAGGTCGAGCCGGGGCGGTCGACGCTGCGGGTCTCGGCGACCGGGGCGAGGGCGACCACGGCCGACGTGTCGCTGCACAACGGCACCGTCTACTCCCTGCTGGTGCTCGACGCGAAGGCGGGCGGGTTGACCACCGAGCTGCGCGTCGACGCCCGGGGCGGGGCGGTGGTGCCGGACGGCGGGGTGGACGCCGGTGCCGGTGGGTCGGGCGGGCCGGCGTACCCGCTGGGGCTGGCCTCGGTCGGCGCGCTCGGCGCGGTCGTGGTGGTCGCGGCCGCCAGGTCCGCCGCTCGGCGCCGCCGGCATCCGTGA
- a CDS encoding glycosyl hydrolase family 18 protein, which translates to MRRSIRRALWAGVAAAVAVAVVPITAALGAGSLTTTFAASSDWGSGHEVRVTVTNGTDAPVASWRVEFDLPAGTTISSFWDADVTRSGNRYVAVQKSWAGTLAPGASATWGYVGTGGYRAPANCTVNGAACGGGPTPTATPTTVRPTTPPPTTPPPTTPPPTNPGAQKVVGYFAQWGVYQRAYHVKNIHTSGSAAKLTHILYAFGNTTGGRCTIGDSYADYDRAYSAAESVDGVADTWDAGALRGSFNQLRKLKRMYPHLKVIWSFGGWTWSGGFTQAAQNPAAFAESCYNLVEDPRWADVFDGIDIDWEYPNACGLTCDASGPNAFKNLISALRGRFGSSNLVTAAITADGSNGGKIDAADYAGAINNLNWLMPMTYDYFGAFAAQGPTAPHSPLTSYAGIPQQGFWSDAAIQKLKSKGIPASKLLLGIGFYGRGWTGVTQATPGGTATGAAPGTYEAGIEDYKVLKNTCPATGTIAGTAYAKCGSNWWSYDTPATIGGKMSYAKSQGLGGAFFWELSGDTGNGELITAVANGLR; encoded by the coding sequence ATGAGGAGATCCATCCGCCGCGCGTTGTGGGCCGGCGTCGCGGCTGCGGTGGCCGTCGCCGTGGTCCCGATCACCGCGGCCCTCGGCGCCGGCAGCCTGACCACCACCTTCGCCGCCAGCTCCGACTGGGGCTCCGGCCACGAGGTCAGGGTCACCGTCACCAACGGCACCGACGCACCGGTCGCCAGCTGGCGGGTCGAGTTCGACCTGCCCGCCGGGACCACCATCAGCAGCTTCTGGGACGCCGACGTCACCCGCAGCGGCAACCGCTACGTGGCCGTGCAGAAGAGCTGGGCCGGCACGCTCGCCCCGGGCGCCTCGGCGACCTGGGGCTACGTCGGCACCGGCGGATACCGGGCCCCGGCGAACTGCACCGTCAACGGCGCCGCCTGCGGCGGTGGACCGACCCCGACCGCCACCCCGACGACCGTACGGCCGACGACCCCGCCGCCGACCACGCCACCGCCGACCACCCCGCCACCGACCAACCCGGGCGCGCAGAAGGTGGTCGGCTACTTCGCCCAGTGGGGCGTCTACCAGCGGGCCTACCACGTCAAGAACATCCACACCAGCGGCTCGGCCGCCAAGCTGACCCACATCCTGTACGCCTTCGGCAACACCACCGGCGGCCGGTGCACCATCGGCGACAGCTACGCCGACTACGACCGGGCGTACTCGGCGGCGGAGAGTGTGGACGGGGTCGCCGACACCTGGGACGCCGGTGCGCTGCGCGGCAGCTTCAACCAGCTCCGCAAGCTCAAGCGGATGTACCCGCACCTCAAGGTGATCTGGTCGTTCGGCGGCTGGACCTGGTCCGGCGGCTTCACCCAGGCCGCGCAGAACCCGGCCGCGTTCGCCGAGTCCTGCTACAACCTGGTCGAGGACCCGCGCTGGGCGGACGTCTTCGACGGCATCGACATCGACTGGGAGTACCCGAACGCCTGCGGCCTGACCTGCGACGCCAGCGGCCCGAACGCGTTCAAGAACCTGATCTCCGCGCTGCGCGGCCGGTTCGGCTCGTCGAACCTGGTCACCGCCGCGATCACCGCGGACGGCAGCAACGGCGGCAAGATCGACGCGGCCGACTACGCCGGTGCGATCAACAACCTCAACTGGCTGATGCCGATGACGTACGACTACTTCGGCGCCTTCGCCGCGCAGGGTCCGACGGCCCCGCACTCGCCGCTGACCTCGTACGCCGGGATTCCGCAGCAGGGCTTCTGGTCCGACGCGGCGATCCAGAAGCTGAAGAGCAAGGGCATTCCGGCCAGCAAACTGCTGCTCGGCATCGGCTTCTACGGCCGGGGCTGGACCGGGGTCACCCAGGCCACCCCGGGCGGTACGGCCACCGGGGCGGCACCGGGCACCTACGAGGCGGGCATCGAGGACTACAAGGTACTCAAGAACACCTGCCCGGCCACCGGCACCATCGCCGGCACGGCGTACGCGAAGTGCGGCAGCAACTGGTGGAGCTACGACACCCCGGCCACCATCGGCGGCAAGATGTCGTACGCCAAGAGCCAGGGACTGGGCGGCGCCTTCTTCTGGGAACTCTCCGGGGACACCGGCAACGGTGAACTGATCACGGCGGTCGCCAACGGCCTGCGATAG